The Chroicocephalus ridibundus chromosome 3, bChrRid1.1, whole genome shotgun sequence genome has a segment encoding these proteins:
- the NUS1 gene encoding dehydrodolichyl diphosphate synthase complex subunit NUS1: MSGAGGLAWRALHALLRALLCLQRALLACLRGRAAAAGPRAWLWRRAASAAASCALLAPAAAGAFAFRKAGAAPRRRRPGAAAQGRQRWRSDGRALQKLPVHMGLVVTEEEPSYADMASLVVWCMAVGISYVSVYDHNGIFKRNNSRLMDEILKQQQELLGLDCSKYTVEFANQDKADQVLNCQSTLKVLSPEDGKADIVKAAQNFCQLVAQQQRTYTDLDVNVLDNLLSSTNGFPDPDLVLKFGPVDSTLGFLPWHIRLTEIVSLPSHLNISYEDFFSALHHYAACEQRWGK; the protein is encoded by the exons atgagcggggcgggcgggctggcCTGGCGCGCGCTGCACGCCTTGCTGCgcgccctgctctgcctgcagcgcGCGCTGCTGGCCTGCCTgcgcggccgcgccgccgccgccgggccccgcgcctGGCTCTGGCGccgcgccgcctccgccgccgcctcctgcgcCCTcctggcgcccgccgccgccggggctttCGCCTTCCGCAAAGCCGGGGCGGCCCCCCGGAGGCGGCGGCCCGGGGCCGCGGCGCAGGGCCGACAGCGGTGGCGCTCGGACGGGCGGGCCCTACAGAAGCTGCCGGTGCACATGGGGCTGGTGGTGACCGAGGAGGAGCCGAGCTACGCGGACATGGCCAGCCTGGTGGTGTGGTGCATGGCGGTGGGCATCTCCTATGTCAGCGTCTACGACCATAATG gtattttcaaGAGGAATAATTCAAGATTGATGGAtgagattttaaaacagcagcaagaactCTTAGGACTAGATTGCTCCAAGTACACCGTGGAATTTGCAAATCAAGACAAAGCTGATCAAG TTTTAAATTGCCAATCTACATTGAAGGTGCTGTCTCCGGAAGATGGAAAAGCAGACATAGTAAAAGCTGCTCAGAACTTTTGTCAGTTGGTAGCACAGCAGCAAAGAACATACACAGACCTGGATGTGAATGTGTTAGACAACTTATTAAGTA GTACAAATGGATTTCCTGATCCTGATTTAGTCTTGAAGTTTGGTCCTGTGGACAGCACATTAGGATTCCTTCCGTGGCACATCAGACTGACAGAGATCGT TTCTTTGCCTTCCCACCTGAACATCAGCTATGAAGACTTTTTCTCTGCCCTCCATCACTATGCAGCCTGTGAGCAACGCTGGGGAAAGTGA
- the LOC134513889 gene encoding nephrocan-like: MYLSYLFVIFFYFHSGLSTTCPRRCSCDPAQSVQCYRATEIPREIPFTTRRLYISHSKIKQLQITDFRRMPALEELVLSCSGTESIENNTFKALSTLKSLELYKNQLKQIPAFLPSGLEILKLADNSINTLQVSDFEGLMKLRVLDIRNNLIVTLPPSPFSSLCNLQSLILDGNNMESVSAPLKLPRLKYLSMADNKLNSFPANFFASFQNLQFLSLSGNFLTKVPLDLPKSLLSLKLEKNQLKTIRLRDMKQLENLSEFFLSENQLSSIDGAQLLPNLTTLELSKNQLHTLPPRLPSRLQKLDCSNNLIQRVTGQDFQGLQDLKHLFLDNNAVSMFEAGALQQCAQLSNLALEQNLLISIPLRLPDTLARLDLKGNDIEDVGEQELKDLKQLQVLNLRNNKISALDRKVLEYLPRLRHLYLDGNPWNCTCDLLRTRRALVAKGTDVRGGQCVAPAESRGESWMSSKKILQQCEDNLSSMERGKEDRKKMKPNEASSVGVNTDDDYYDYELD; the protein is encoded by the exons ATGTATTTATCTTAcctttttgtcatcttcttttattttcacagtggTCTAAGTACCACTTGCCCAAGAAGATGCAGCTGTGACCCTGCCCAGTCAGTGCAATGCTACAGAGCTACGGAGATCCCCAGAGAGATTCCTTTTACCACCCGGAGACTCTACATCAGTCACAGCAAAATTAAACAACTCCAG attACTGACTTCAGGAGAATGCCAGCCCTTGAAGAGCTGGTCCTGTCATGCAGTGGCACAGAATCAATAGAAAACAATACTTTCAAAGCGCTGAGCACCTTGAAGTCCCTGGAACTCTACAAAAATCAGCTAAAGCAAATACCAGCCTTCCTCCCATCTGGCCTGGAAATTTTAAAACTCGCTGATAACTCCATCAACACTCTGCAAGTATCTGATTTTGAAGGTTTGATGAAACTAAGGGTGCTCGATATTCGGAACAACCTGATTGTAACTCTGCCTCCAAgtccattttcttccctttgcaatTTACAAAGTCTGATTCTGGATGGCAACAATATGGAATCTGTGTCTGCACCACTTAAGCTTCCCAGGCTGAAGTACCTAAGCATGGCTGATAATAAGCTGAACTCATTCCCAGCCAACTTCTTTGCATCTTTCCAAAATCTGCAGTTTCTCAGTTTAAGTGGCAACTTTCTGACAAAAGTGCCTCTTGACCTACCTAAATCCCTGCTGTCACTAAAATTAGAGAAAAACCAACTCAAAACAATAAGACTTCGAGACATGAAACAACTAGAAAACCTGTCTGAGTTCTTCCTGTCAGAAAATCAGCTATCATCGATAGATGGTGCCCAGCTTCTTCCGAACTTAACAACGCTGGAACTCTCTAAGAACCAGCTCCACACCCTGCCACCCAGGCTGCCCAGCAGACTGCAGAAACTCGACTGCAGCAATAACCTCATTCAAAGGGTGACAGGGCAGGACTTCCAAGGGCTACAAGACCTCAAGCACTTGTTTCTTGACAACAACGCTGTTAGCATGTTTGAGGCAGGAGCTCTTCAGCAGTGTGCGCAGCTTTCCAATCTGGCGCTGGAACAGAATCTCCTCATTTCTATTCCGCTGAG acttCCAGACACCCTTGCTAGATTGGATCTAAAGGGAAATGACATAGAGGATGTTGGAGAACAGGAGCTGAAGGACTTGAAACAGCTTCAGGTTTTAAATTTACGGAATAACAAGATATCTGCCTTGGATCGCAAAGTCTTAGAGTATTTACCTCGTCTTCGTCACCTGTATTTAGATGGAAACCCTTGGAACTGCACCTGTGACCTTCTCAGAACCAGAAGAGCGCTGGTGGCCAAAGGAACGGATGTCAGGGGAGGGCAGTGCGTGGCGCCGGCAGAAAGTCGAGGAGAAAGCTGGATGTCTTCCAAAAAGATTCTGCAGCAGTGCGAAGATAATCTGTCTTCCATGGAAAGGGGCAaagaggacagaaagaaaatgaaacccaACGAGGCCTCCAGCGTTGGAGTAAACACGGATGATGATTACTATGATTATGAATTAGATTAA